The proteins below come from a single Cololabis saira isolate AMF1-May2022 chromosome 2, fColSai1.1, whole genome shotgun sequence genomic window:
- the LOC133419748 gene encoding putative nuclease HARBI1, with translation MPDGWLLGTLAERRYTSAQTKTRNIVERCIGVVKSRFRCIDRSGGVLQYTPEKACKIITSAFILHNICQMYRLPVPNIPDDHPEEDGHDHPAPCETGIQARNDLIRRRFTQAN, from the exons ATGCCAGATGGCTGGTTGTTAG GAACACTGGCAGAGAGGCGCTACACAAGTGCACAAACAAAGACCCGCAATATTGTGGAGCGATGCATCGGTGTAGTGAAGTCTCGCTTCAGGTGCATCGACCGTTCTGGAGGAGTGCTGCAGTACACACCTGAAAAAGCCTGTAAGATCATCACCTCAGCCTTCATACTACACAACATCTGCCAGATGTATCGCCTGCCAGTACCCAACATCCCTGACGACCACCCTGAGGAAGATGGACATGACCACCCTGCCCCATGCGAGACTGGCATCCAAGCTAGGAATGACCTCATTAGAAGGAGGTTCACCCAAGCAAATTAA